Proteins encoded together in one Rhizobium leguminosarum bv. trifolii WSM1325 window:
- a CDS encoding Cystathionine beta-lyase (PFAM: Cys/Met metabolism pyridoxal-phosphate-dependent protein; aromatic amino acid beta-eliminating lyase/threonine aldolase~KEGG: ret:RHE_PE00244 hypothetical protein): protein MSNGSEPFDLASLITAHDEGNFADAVVPPIFQTSLFTFSDYDDMIASYRGERVRPIYTRGLNPTVRAFEEMLAKLEGAEDALGFASGMAAISSAVLSFVEPGDRIVAVKHVYPDAFRLFGTILKRMKIEVTYVDGRDEEAVAKALPGAKLFYMESPTSWVMEAHDVGALAALAQQHGAISMIDNSWASPFFQRPLTLGVDLVIHSASKYLGGHSDVVAGVIAGSTAMIARVKAEAYPYLGGKLSPFDAWLLIRGLRTLPLRMKAHEASALEIARRLQKLGVVETVCHPGLANRLPTGLIGTSGLFSFIFRDGVDIRAFADHLKLFKLGVSWGGHESLIVPGEVVLQQKAQPNSAHAFGIHARSVRLHVGLEGTEALWRDIEEALAAASQS, encoded by the coding sequence ATGAGCAACGGCTCTGAACCGTTCGATCTTGCTTCCCTCATCACGGCGCACGACGAAGGCAACTTCGCCGACGCCGTCGTGCCGCCGATTTTCCAGACCTCGCTTTTCACCTTTTCCGATTATGACGACATGATCGCCTCTTATCGCGGCGAGAGGGTGCGGCCGATCTATACGCGCGGCCTGAACCCGACGGTGCGTGCCTTCGAAGAAATGCTCGCCAAGCTCGAAGGTGCCGAGGATGCGCTGGGTTTTGCAAGCGGCATGGCGGCGATCTCATCGGCGGTCTTAAGCTTCGTCGAGCCGGGCGACCGCATCGTCGCCGTCAAGCATGTCTATCCCGATGCCTTTCGCCTGTTCGGCACCATCCTGAAGCGGATGAAGATCGAGGTGACCTATGTCGACGGACGCGACGAGGAGGCGGTCGCCAAGGCGCTGCCCGGCGCCAAACTCTTCTACATGGAAAGCCCGACGAGCTGGGTGATGGAGGCGCATGACGTCGGCGCGCTCGCAGCACTCGCCCAACAACATGGCGCCATCTCGATGATCGACAACAGCTGGGCAAGCCCGTTCTTCCAGCGGCCGCTGACGCTCGGCGTCGATCTCGTCATCCATTCAGCCTCGAAATATCTCGGCGGCCATAGCGATGTGGTGGCCGGCGTCATCGCCGGCTCGACGGCGATGATCGCGCGTGTCAAGGCCGAGGCCTATCCCTATCTCGGCGGCAAGCTTTCGCCGTTCGACGCCTGGCTGCTGATCCGCGGGTTGCGCACGCTGCCGCTGCGCATGAAAGCCCACGAGGCATCGGCGCTTGAAATCGCCAGGCGCCTTCAGAAGCTCGGCGTGGTGGAGACGGTCTGCCATCCGGGGCTCGCCAACCGTCTGCCCACTGGCCTCATCGGCACCTCGGGCCTGTTTTCCTTCATATTCCGCGACGGCGTGGATATCCGTGCCTTCGCCGATCACCTCAAGCTCTTCAAACTGGGCGTAAGCTGGGGTGGACATGAAAGCCTGATCGTACCGGGCGAGGTGGTGCTCCAGCAGAAAGCACAGCCGAATTCCGCACATGCCTTCGGCATCCATGCGCGATCCGTACGTCTCCATGTCGGCCTCGAAGGAACCGAGGCTTTGTGGAGAGACATCGAGGAGGCGCTCGCCGCCGCCTCACAATCCTGA
- a CDS encoding GntR domain protein (PFAM: GntR domain protein; regulatory protein GntR HTH~SMART: regulatory protein GntR HTH~KEGG: rec:RHECIAT_PA0000188 probable transcriptional regulator protein, GntR family), producing the protein MKANSSDRPVIRPLPVMDRARQVTDALADYVEEARLKAGDRLPAERELMAALAVGRSTIREAIRHFQALGVIETRKGSGTYLLKPVSRATIHMPLSFDTVHLRDVLLQTLEVRRGIECEAGMVAARRRTNTDLVVIEEKLDAMERVHLEKGTSGPEDLAFHLAVYDATHNPLFRQLLEQMRETFERFWEHPFDRQDFARRSFPFHRTLFDAIAAGDPEAARAETLKILDIVEEDIKEMSK; encoded by the coding sequence ATGAAGGCAAATAGCAGCGACAGGCCGGTGATCCGGCCGCTTCCAGTCATGGACCGCGCGCGTCAGGTGACCGATGCGCTGGCGGATTATGTCGAGGAAGCCAGGTTGAAGGCGGGCGATAGGCTTCCGGCCGAGCGCGAGTTGATGGCAGCCCTTGCCGTCGGCCGCTCGACCATTCGCGAGGCGATCCGCCACTTCCAGGCGCTCGGCGTCATCGAGACGCGTAAGGGCAGCGGCACCTATTTGCTGAAACCGGTTTCCAGGGCGACGATCCACATGCCGCTCTCTTTCGACACGGTTCATCTGCGCGACGTGCTGCTGCAGACGCTGGAGGTTCGACGCGGCATCGAATGCGAGGCAGGCATGGTCGCGGCCCGGCGGCGCACGAACACAGACCTCGTCGTCATCGAGGAAAAGCTGGACGCGATGGAGCGGGTGCACTTGGAGAAGGGTACCTCCGGGCCGGAGGATCTGGCCTTCCATCTCGCTGTCTACGACGCCACCCACAATCCGCTGTTTCGCCAGCTTCTCGAGCAGATGCGCGAGACCTTCGAGCGCTTCTGGGAGCATCCGTTCGACCGCCAGGATTTCGCACGCCGGTCCTTTCCCTTTCACCGCACCCTTTTCGATGCGATCGCTGCCGGGGATCCCGAGGCGGCGCGCGCCGAAACATTGAAAATTCTCGATATCGTCGAGGAAGACATCAAGGAAATGTCCAAATGA
- a CDS encoding Carboxylesterase type B (PFAM: Carboxylesterase type B~KEGG: asu:Asuc_2093 carboxylesterase type B): protein MKRTFLYYCTLISALSAMTASIVGAPALAEEFVASQSKTVVETNKGSLVGALDDGIFSYLGVPYAHADRFMPAEEVAPWKGIRPAVTYGENCFIPRMKEVAGDELFNPHRYLPMSEACQFLNIWTPAINDGKKRPVMVWIHGGGFTNGSGIELTSYDGHNLSKDGDVVVVTLNHRLNVLGFLDLSAYGEKYKRTGNASVTDLVAALKWVHDNAAAFGGDPGNVTIFGQSGGGYKVRALMGTPSAKGLFQKAIVQSGSRSDSVVDQASSRKVAELTLANLGLKAEEIDKLADVDYYDLLAAADKAIKDATAQGAKDARYAPVQDGDYIPVNPVGTEWVDQAKDIPLMVGNTLNEFETVINHKAGELLADNKNNWDEDKSEAKLKERFADKSDAVGKAFMAAYPEKKIADAYFLDLRFRPGAIRDLDLKAKQNGAPVYSYMFAYESPVLDGIAMAWHCSELPYVFANAALVKTSTGGGSDALALSRKVSQAWVNFARNGKPSAEGLPDWPAYTTDKPATMVLDKQSRVSVDLDRKLLQAAGAL from the coding sequence ATGAAAAGGACGTTTCTATATTATTGCACTTTGATATCCGCGCTATCGGCGATGACGGCTTCTATTGTCGGCGCGCCCGCTCTCGCCGAAGAGTTTGTTGCTTCGCAGAGCAAGACGGTCGTCGAAACCAACAAGGGCAGTCTCGTCGGCGCACTCGACGATGGCATCTTTAGCTATCTTGGCGTCCCCTATGCACATGCCGACCGCTTCATGCCGGCGGAAGAGGTCGCGCCCTGGAAAGGCATCCGCCCCGCGGTCACCTATGGCGAGAACTGCTTTATCCCCCGCATGAAGGAAGTGGCCGGCGACGAACTCTTCAATCCGCACCGCTATCTGCCGATGAGCGAAGCCTGCCAGTTCCTGAACATCTGGACGCCGGCGATCAACGACGGAAAGAAACGGCCGGTCATGGTCTGGATCCATGGGGGCGGCTTCACCAATGGTTCAGGCATCGAACTGACCTCGTATGACGGCCACAATCTGAGCAAGGACGGTGATGTCGTCGTCGTCACCCTCAACCACCGGCTCAACGTGCTCGGCTTCCTCGATCTTTCCGCTTACGGAGAGAAATACAAACGGACGGGCAATGCCAGCGTCACCGATCTCGTCGCCGCGCTGAAATGGGTCCACGACAATGCCGCGGCCTTCGGCGGCGATCCCGGCAACGTGACGATTTTCGGCCAGTCCGGCGGCGGCTACAAGGTGCGCGCCTTGATGGGGACGCCTTCGGCGAAGGGCCTCTTCCAGAAGGCCATCGTTCAGAGCGGCTCCCGGAGCGATTCCGTCGTCGATCAGGCATCCTCGCGGAAGGTGGCCGAACTGACGCTTGCCAACCTCGGTCTCAAGGCTGAGGAAATCGACAAGCTTGCCGACGTCGACTACTACGATCTCCTTGCCGCGGCCGACAAGGCCATCAAGGACGCGACCGCCCAAGGCGCAAAAGACGCCCGCTACGCACCTGTTCAGGACGGGGACTACATTCCGGTGAACCCCGTCGGGACAGAGTGGGTTGACCAGGCCAAGGACATTCCGCTGATGGTCGGAAACACCCTCAACGAGTTCGAGACGGTGATCAATCACAAGGCGGGCGAGCTTCTTGCCGACAACAAGAACAACTGGGACGAAGACAAGTCCGAGGCCAAGCTGAAGGAGCGCTTCGCCGACAAATCCGACGCGGTCGGCAAGGCATTCATGGCGGCCTACCCCGAGAAAAAGATCGCCGACGCCTATTTCCTGGATCTGCGCTTCCGGCCGGGAGCCATCCGTGATCTCGACCTGAAGGCGAAGCAGAACGGGGCTCCGGTCTACTCCTACATGTTCGCCTACGAGTCACCGGTCCTGGATGGGATTGCCATGGCCTGGCATTGCTCGGAACTGCCCTACGTGTTTGCGAACGCCGCTCTGGTCAAGACGTCGACCGGTGGTGGGAGCGACGCCCTGGCGCTTTCCAGGAAGGTGAGCCAGGCCTGGGTCAACTTCGCGCGCAACGGCAAGCCGAGCGCCGAGGGCTTGCCCGACTGGCCGGCCTACACAACCGACAAGCCGGCGACCATGGTTCTCGACAAGCAGTCCCGTGTGTCAGTCGATCTCGATCGCAAGCTGCTGCAGGCGGCGGGCGCTCTCTAA
- a CDS encoding short-chain dehydrogenase/reductase SDR (PFAM: short-chain dehydrogenase/reductase SDR; Male sterility domain; NAD-dependent epimerase/dehydratase~KEGG: rpb:RPB_0526 short chain dehydrogenase~SNP /replace=T~SNP /replace=A~SNP /replace=G~SNP /replace=C~SNP /replace=C), with protein sequence MGKTWMITGASSGFGRIMTEKLLARGDRVAATVRKPAALDDLKSHYGDNLWIATLDVSNDGAVRSVVDAAFGAMGRIDVVVSNAGYGLFGAAEEVSDEQIRHQIDTNLVGSIQVIRAALPHMRAQGGGRILQVSSEGGQIAYPNFSLYHATKWGIEGFIEAVSQEVAPFGIEFIIAEPGPARTDFGRGLVAPRPMKAYDATPAGDIRRAIADGRFEAKGDPVKMAQAMIEAAEQHLAPKRLALGAGSYASIRKALVERLAELDAFKEVTISADVDA encoded by the coding sequence ATGGGAAAGACATGGATGATTACTGGCGCCTCCTCCGGTTTCGGGCGCATCATGACCGAAAAATTGCTGGCGCGCGGCGATCGCGTCGCGGCGACAGTGCGCAAGCCGGCAGCGCTCGATGATTTGAAGTCGCATTACGGCGACAACCTCTGGATCGCGACGCTTGACGTCAGCAATGATGGGGCGGTGCGCTCGGTCGTCGACGCCGCTTTTGGAGCGATGGGCCGGATCGACGTCGTCGTCAGCAATGCCGGCTACGGTCTGTTCGGTGCTGCCGAAGAGGTCAGCGACGAACAGATCCGCCATCAGATCGATACCAACCTGGTCGGCTCGATCCAGGTGATCCGGGCAGCATTGCCGCATATGCGGGCGCAGGGCGGCGGCCGCATCCTGCAGGTGTCTTCGGAAGGCGGGCAGATCGCCTATCCGAATTTCAGCCTCTATCACGCGACCAAATGGGGCATCGAAGGCTTCATCGAAGCCGTTTCGCAGGAGGTCGCCCCCTTCGGCATCGAATTCATCATCGCCGAGCCAGGTCCGGCGCGGACCGATTTTGGCCGCGGGCTGGTCGCGCCGCGGCCGATGAAAGCCTATGACGCGACGCCGGCCGGCGACATCCGCCGCGCTATCGCCGACGGCAGGTTCGAGGCCAAGGGTGACCCCGTCAAGATGGCGCAGGCGATGATCGAGGCTGCCGAACAACACTTGGCTCCGAAGCGGCTGGCGCTTGGCGCCGGCAGCTATGCCTCGATCCGCAAGGCGCTGGTCGAGCGGTTGGCTGAACTCGACGCCTTCAAGGAGGTGACGATTTCAGCCGATGTCGATGCCTGA
- a CDS encoding transcriptional regulator, LysR family (PFAM: LysR substrate-binding; regulatory protein LysR~KEGG: mlo:mll2472 transcriptional regulator), giving the protein MNYKPSLADLRALSAIVNHRSFRKAADELGLSPSTLSHMMRSLEANMGVRLLHRTTRSVAATEAGERLVTRLTPLFRDFDLALEEVNEFRGHPSGTLRVNTSEIAARVLLDAAVPTFLTCYPDMSLDLVTDNRLVDVVADGFDAGIRLREAVPLDMIAVEFGGDTRFVAVASPAYLAAHPAPQTPDALKTHACIRFRLPSGKLFRWEFEKHGHEIAVDVPGVLTLDHVELMAQAAAKGLGIAYVSDRTARPFLESGALVTVLDDWCPAIPGLCLYYPGHRHVPQGLRAFITVLTEVERHGR; this is encoded by the coding sequence ATGAATTACAAGCCGAGCCTTGCCGATCTGAGAGCCTTGTCTGCTATCGTCAACCATCGCAGCTTCCGCAAGGCTGCCGACGAGTTGGGCCTGTCGCCTTCGACGCTCAGCCATATGATGCGTTCGCTCGAAGCCAATATGGGCGTTCGGCTTCTCCACCGGACGACCCGCAGCGTGGCGGCGACGGAGGCCGGCGAGCGCCTCGTTACCCGTCTGACGCCACTGTTCAGGGATTTTGATCTGGCGCTCGAGGAGGTCAACGAATTCCGCGGCCATCCCAGCGGCACGTTGCGGGTCAATACCAGTGAGATCGCCGCGCGGGTGCTGCTCGATGCCGCCGTCCCGACCTTTCTCACCTGCTATCCCGACATGTCGCTCGATCTCGTCACCGACAATCGGCTCGTCGATGTCGTTGCCGACGGTTTTGATGCCGGCATAAGGCTTCGCGAGGCGGTGCCGCTCGATATGATCGCGGTGGAATTCGGCGGAGATACCCGCTTTGTTGCCGTCGCTTCGCCGGCCTATCTGGCAGCGCATCCGGCGCCGCAGACACCGGACGCATTGAAGACCCACGCCTGCATCCGCTTCCGGCTGCCAAGCGGCAAGCTCTTCCGCTGGGAGTTCGAAAAACACGGCCACGAGATTGCCGTCGACGTTCCGGGCGTGCTGACGCTCGACCATGTCGAGCTGATGGCGCAGGCGGCGGCAAAGGGGCTCGGCATCGCCTATGTCTCGGATCGCACCGCCCGGCCGTTTCTCGAAAGCGGCGCGCTCGTCACGGTGCTGGACGACTGGTGTCCTGCCATTCCGGGCCTCTGTCTCTATTATCCCGGCCACCGTCACGTGCCGCAGGGTTTGCGGGCCTTCATCACGGTGCTGACCGAGGTCGAGCGTCACGGCAGATAG
- a CDS encoding transcriptional regulator, LysR family (PFAM: LysR substrate-binding; regulatory protein LysR~KEGG: mlo:mlr0919 transcriptional regulator) has protein sequence MKRGRLPLTALRSFEVAGRLESFTRAAQELFISQAAVSRQIRELETLLGEALFERRHRGVHLTASGNKLLAILTSSFDRIDESLEEIRSRPARAALTISVEPSFAACWLVPRLPEFRERHPEIDVTIDADSRLVEFRGGQAEIAIRHSASVTAWPRTESGHLADVRMVPVAAPALLKGGPAIDRPEDMLCHTLLHEETRDVWFRWFEMAGIAMPEIARGPVYADGGLVMQAVLRGQGIALMDDIFAEEEIRAGRLLRLSDLAVAHGAYWLVARSFERLAPPASFFVRWINSRIETF, from the coding sequence ATGAAGCGCGGACGCCTGCCATTGACCGCTTTGCGGAGTTTCGAGGTCGCCGGCCGCCTCGAGAGCTTCACGCGGGCGGCGCAGGAGCTGTTCATCTCGCAGGCGGCGGTCAGCCGGCAGATCCGCGAGCTGGAGACGTTGCTGGGCGAAGCGCTCTTCGAGCGCCGCCATCGCGGCGTCCATCTGACCGCCTCGGGCAACAAGCTGCTGGCGATCCTGACGTCATCCTTCGACCGGATCGACGAATCCCTGGAAGAAATCCGCAGCCGACCGGCGAGGGCAGCGCTGACGATCAGCGTGGAACCTTCCTTCGCGGCGTGCTGGCTCGTTCCCCGCCTGCCGGAGTTTCGCGAACGGCATCCTGAGATCGACGTGACGATCGACGCCGATTCACGCCTGGTCGAGTTCCGAGGCGGACAGGCCGAGATCGCCATCCGCCACAGCGCCAGCGTGACCGCCTGGCCGAGGACGGAGAGCGGGCATCTCGCCGATGTCAGGATGGTGCCGGTCGCGGCACCTGCGCTGCTCAAGGGAGGGCCTGCGATCGACCGCCCGGAAGACATGCTCTGTCATACGCTGTTGCATGAGGAGACCCGCGACGTGTGGTTCCGCTGGTTCGAGATGGCAGGCATCGCCATGCCGGAAATCGCGCGGGGGCCGGTCTATGCCGATGGCGGGCTGGTCATGCAGGCGGTCCTGCGCGGGCAGGGCATAGCACTGATGGACGATATCTTCGCCGAGGAAGAGATCAGGGCGGGCCGGTTGCTTCGCCTGTCCGACCTTGCCGTTGCCCACGGCGCCTACTGGCTGGTCGCGCGCAGTTTTGAACGTCTCGCTCCGCCTGCCTCGTTCTTTGTCCGCTGGATCAACTCCCGGATCGAAACCTTCTGA
- a CDS encoding Endonuclease/exonuclease/phosphatase (PFAM: Endonuclease/exonuclease/phosphatase~KEGG: rec:RHECIAT_PA0000174 putative endonuclease/exonuclease/phosphatase protein), producing MHARKDSLPASILASIRSRKKRLDAAYTEARPPTAGTLIASYNVHKCIGTDRRFDPERTSRVIHEIGADVIALQEADTRFGERTGILDLGRLERETGLIAVPIAGMAKAHGWHGNVVLFKKGLVHDVHQVKLPGLEPRGALVAEIELEKGGVLRIIAAHFGLLRHSRAQQARMLVELINDRHEMPTILLGDLNEWRLGDRSSLNTFQSAFGPLPPAVPSFPAGLPLLALDRIIANRKGIISEVEAHDTPLARIASDHLPIKALIDLEPVAG from the coding sequence ATGCACGCCAGAAAAGACAGCCTTCCCGCCAGCATTCTCGCCTCGATCAGGAGCAGGAAAAAGCGGCTCGATGCAGCCTATACGGAGGCAAGGCCGCCCACTGCGGGGACGCTGATCGCCTCCTACAACGTGCACAAGTGCATCGGCACCGACCGGCGCTTCGATCCGGAGCGCACCAGCCGCGTCATCCACGAAATCGGCGCCGATGTGATCGCGTTGCAGGAGGCCGATACGCGCTTTGGCGAGCGCACCGGCATTCTCGATCTCGGGCGGCTGGAGCGGGAAACGGGACTGATCGCGGTCCCGATTGCCGGCATGGCGAAGGCGCATGGCTGGCACGGCAATGTCGTGCTCTTCAAGAAGGGGCTGGTGCATGACGTGCATCAGGTCAAGCTGCCGGGGCTCGAACCGCGCGGCGCGCTGGTTGCCGAGATCGAACTCGAGAAGGGCGGGGTGCTGCGCATCATCGCCGCGCATTTCGGGCTGCTGCGCCATAGCAGAGCCCAGCAGGCCCGCATGCTGGTCGAACTGATCAACGACAGGCACGAGATGCCGACCATCCTGCTCGGCGACCTCAACGAATGGCGGCTCGGCGACCGGTCTTCGCTCAACACCTTTCAATCCGCCTTCGGACCGCTGCCGCCCGCCGTCCCGAGTTTCCCCGCCGGCCTGCCGCTTCTGGCGCTCGACCGCATCATCGCCAACCGCAAGGGGATCATCTCGGAGGTGGAAGCACATGATACGCCGCTCGCGCGTATCGCCTCCGACCACCTGCCGATCAAGGCGCTGATCGATCTGGAACCGGTTGCGGGTTGA